The proteins below come from a single Necator americanus strain Aroian chromosome V, whole genome shotgun sequence genomic window:
- a CDS encoding hypothetical protein (NECATOR_CHRV.G18620.T1), translating to MFKYAVIAFSAIALSEAIFFGNSGGGGGGGCGCAPPPPPPCGCGAPPPPPPPPPPPPCAAAAPPVGGGCGGGGGYAAPPPPPPAYSPPVAPPPVPAPSYAAPPLASPPVGNSYAVGK from the exons atgttCAAATACGCAGTGATTGCATTTTCCGCCATTGCTTTGTCTGAAGCAATCTTCTTCGGTAACTccggaggaggaggaggaggaggatgtGGATG TGCTCctccaccaccgccaccatgCGGATGCGGAGcacctccaccacctccaccaccaccaccaccaccaccatgtGCAGCTGCTGCTCCACCAGTTGGTGGCGGATGCGGAGGCGGCGGTGGATACGCTGctccaccacctccaccaccagCTTACTCTCCTCCAGTTGCTCCTCCACCAGTTCCGGCTCCGTCATACGCCGCTCCTCCACTCGCTTCTCCACCAGTTGGAAACTCGTACGCCGTTGGAAAGTAG
- a CDS encoding hypothetical protein (NECATOR_CHRV.G18621.T1), giving the protein MRHLVLLALFGCSSAFLLGGGGGGCGCAPPPPPPPCGCGGGLPPLPPLQLPQISLPQPCGGGCAPPPAPCGGGCGAAPPPPAYAAPPPAYAAPPPPPPPANSYALGGK; this is encoded by the exons ATGCGACACCTTGTCCTCCTAGCCTTGTTTGGATGCTCCAGCGCTTTCCTCCTCGGAGGCGGTGGTGGTGGCTGTGGATGCGc tcctcctccacctccaccaccatGTGGTTGCGGCGGTGGACTTCCACCCCTACCACCTCTTCAACTTCCACAGATATCTCTACCTCAACCTTGCGGTGGCGGCTGTGCACCTCCGCCAGCACCTTGCGGAGGTGGATGCGGAGCTGCTCCTCCTCCCCCAGCATACGCTGCTCCTCCTCCAGCATACGCTGctcctcctccaccaccaccaccagcaAACTCCTATGCTCTCGGTGGCAAGTAA